AGTCTTCACTTCCTCAGAATGTCCACGATCTTACCATCTTGGACCATCATGAAAGCGCCAACAACAAAAGTGTCAAGATCGGGAGCCAAAACGGCGATCTGAGCCTTGATGCCGTCTTATGTCGCCTTCACGACCTTTCGAGCGTCCCTCAccacttttttgttttttttttcaaagttgcAGCCTCCTGCTGAGATGCTTCCAATAACCTCTGGGACTCAGCTAACTTCTCCTCCATCTCTTTGACTTTCGTCTCGGCAATAGTTGTCTGGCCGTGCAAAGTATTCAAGAACTCGGTGAGAGTAAGGTCCCGCTCGGCCAGCCAGACTATCTCGACGGCATCAGCAGCAACTTGTTTTTCCTTCTCCTCAAGACGGGCCTTCAGAGCCCCCTCCGAGGCCTTCAAGCTAGTGAGGTCTTTCTGCACGGCCCTCAGCTTCTCCTCCAAGGCTTGGTAGTTGACCAAGATGGGCTTTAATTTTCGAGCAATGGTAGCAGAACGGAGGAGGCTGCGATAGGTCCACCTCGCCTGGGCCGCGAGGTCCTCATCCTGGAAGATCGCCCCGTTCCCTGGGAGGAGCTGGGAATCTATGAAGAAGCTggcattaaaatttttttccatGACAGTTAAAGTCTTGGCGCCAGCAACTGCTTTCCACTTCTTGGGGTTGGTTACAAGGACCACTTAGCGGTCATCTCCAACCTCTTCTTGAATTGGGTCTTCGGGAGGGCAATTGTCCGCCTGATCTTTTGGTGACTCAGCGGGGGAAGGAATGGCCTCTCCCTGAACACCCGGAGCAGCCTGGCTCGACCCCTCCCCGATTGTTTTGACGCGAAGACCTCCTGAAACAGTCGCCGAAGTGTCATCTTCGACGTTGCTCCCATCATGAGGAAGGAAGTGAGCCATCAGCTCGGCCATGGTCGTCTTTCCAGCAGCCATGGAAACTATAGTAAAAAATGAGAAGTTAAAAACCGAAGTAACGGAATCAGTAAATAAGAAGCTCAAGTCGAAAGCTTAGAaagaaggaaaagtaaaatggGTAACTTACTCACGAGGGCTCGACCGGCTTCCCGGTCCCCTGTCACCAAGTGAGGGTTTAAATTTTTGGTGCCAAAGATAGCCAACAGTATGTCGGCTACCCAGCGGTTCTCTTTGCTCATCCAGTCGTAAGGCATCTTTACAAAATAATCCACCCCGGCCCCAAAACTTCAGTAGGTCGGGATCCACCTTGTCCCTTCTAGAGTAAGCCAGAATGGGTGATGGCCCTGGACCGGTCGGACCTTGAAAAAGGTGCTCTTAAAATTGTGAAAAGAATCCTCAAAGAGGTCGAAAATCTTGTGGCCCTGTTGATCCCGGAAGGACATATATCCCTTTTTCGTTTTTCCCTCCCGAGTGGGGTTCGTCAACTTAAAAAGATAGAGAAACACATCAACGGAGATTGGGAGCCCTAAATACTCGTACACCGATTTAAAACACTGAATGGCGGCCCAACTGTTAGGATGAAGCTGGGACGGAGCAACGTCACAGCGATTTAGGAGAGAAATAATGAAGGGAGAAAAGGAAATCGAAGGCCCATGGTGGTGAACATTGGCTTATACACCCACAACCAATCGACAACTCGGGGTGTCGCCATGTTCATATGACAAACCCTGTCCCGCTCGCTCGGCGTGTCTTTCACGTCTGAGGTGACCCAGGCGCAGTAATCTATAACGTTCCCACGGACCATCGGTTGAGCCATACCTACAGTAGGGGCACCACTAACGTCAAATCGGGAGGTCGTAAACTTGTGGGATACACAAAAACAAGTCACAGCCAAGTACAATAATAATCAGCATTGGCTACGCTAATCCAAAAAGCCTAAAACCAAGAAACGTACTCCTAACCAAATCCAATGGCAGATGGTACCCCCTCTGATAACTACTCAATGCAACGCAAACTACGCTAGCGCAAAGCAAAGAGCCAgaagcaaaaataaaagaactaaaggAATATTTGCAGAAACGTAATAAGACAGTGAAGGGGAATGAACAATTACCAGGAAAATGTGCACGTGATGGAGAAAGAATAGGTGGTAGGAAGATGCAGAAGCCAAAAATGGAGAGCAAGAAGAGAAGACTAGCGCAGCATGATGGACGCAAATGTAATGAGAGAGGAATAAACTGAGCAAGGAACAAAAAGTGATTTTATAAGGAAGGAATGGTAACCGTTGAGAAGGAGCGTGAAAAGGCAAGAGTACAATGGTCTTTTCATTAGGGTTTTCAAATCAAACATAATGAGCATTAAATGCTCGGCGTAGAATCCAAGGTGACATCCCAACCAACGGATAGGGCATCACGTGCACACGAGGTCGTGACCTTGGGGAACTCGACTGAAGAGGGCGTGTACTGAACGCGCTAACCACGAGCATAACCTCATAAGTCGGCACGTTGGGGGCACTGTTCTAGCCCAGCCCCTTTTATAGCTGGACCCGGGTAAAAAACCACCAACCCGACAGGGTTACAGACCTGACGGGTTCCCTGACCCGAGGTTTCCCTCGCTTCTGGCGTGATGCCCAGCCAATTGGAAGGAAGCTTCATAGAAAGAGGACCTGCACATGTGGGGTCCACTTCCGTGCAAGATATATAAGGGAGAGGATCCTACCCCTTCTCAGAGGTACGTCACCTATACCTACCCTATCTGTCATCATTTCGTACGGATACTAACTTGATCGTTGGAGTCCTTGCAGGTGACCACCCTTTACTCCGTTCAACCCATCCGGGGAGACCTCTCAGCGGGAGATCAGGACCCACCACCTCCTCCTCTCAGTACTCCTACATCTATTCGTCAGTTTTGAACCGTCAAGCACCCGACCTGATgatcaaatataattattatactCTTGTATATTTAAAGGTAATTGCATTGTTAgaaaaattcatttttaatatCATGCTTTCATATAGATAACTTTTCagatatttaacaaaaataatattaattatattttctcTATGTTTGATCAAAATTTCAGTTTTTGCCCGAGTATGAAATGTTTCAATTTTACCtttctattaaaattattaacaataaaCTATTAATCGACATTTTTTTACTTGTTAAAAGAGAGTCGCTATTGTTTTATCCACAAATTTGCTATTGAAGAGTGAATGTTGACATTCATTTTTATATTCACTGTATAGGATTAATTGAAGGTTATCATACCCCAATAAAAAGATCCCAATGAATATTGCTAATTAACTTCCACCTTATAGAATTTATCAAAATTGAAATTTCAGATTgactttttataataaaaagttGAAAAGGGTTAATAATTGTTCTAAGTATTTGATACAAAATCTAAAGTTTCAATAATGATCAAAGAGAAATTTTAAGAGGACAggaaatttggtgatttttagctattaattaactattaatgatatttttaataatgtaagATTGtatttaatagtataaaatcattcaatttttttttataattaaatctgACTAGAATTTAACAAAGTGCTGGTCCTTAGTACTCCTCATaatcaaaatatttatatgtaaaacTGATGAATACCTGTTAAGAGGGTTGGTATACGTGGTTAAAAACTGAAATAGACCAAGTGATTGCGATCCATTTAATAAAGACTTTtatgagaaagaaagaaagaaaaaaaacaatggccttaatttaaaaaaattaatttgagagttttaatttttaaataaaaatattttattcttttagtgttttcaaaaataatttatatatttaaatcaGTACTcatttaaaagttaaaaaagttaaattaaaattcagAATTATTACTCATCTCCAAAATATCTGTAGGGATgacttgcaaaaaaaaaaaaaaaaaacactcagAAGTCAGAACTGAAAAGAGTAGCGATATAAATCCGTTGCATGCAAATTAGGATATGCATATAACTATATATCTTTCTATATGGCATGGCATGACCCAAGGTGACGCCATAAGAAATGACAAATGAAAAATGATCCCCACACTTGAAAGGAAAACCTTGTTGACACACTGACACACATGTACCAATTATAGGAAGATTCATTCTTCATTCATTAATATCACCCATATTATATAGTAACAATATTTCACACACAAATATGTggctaaaaaattttgatattggAACAAAAGGAATGATATACTTTAACATGataatttttggtattttttaaaattgtgagAGTACACAAATCGAACCCTtcgatttgtgtttaaaaagttgaaaaaatctagagtacacaaatcggagggtccgatttgtgttaaaaaaaattgaaaaaactcagagtacacaaatcggaccatacgagttgtttgattttaaaattttgcttAAGAAATCGCATGGTCCGACTTGTGGTTGGGCAAATATAAATTTTGGAAGTTAGAAAACGGACCCTCCGAGTTGTTtgttgttttcaatttttttattaatggaGAACTCGCATAGTCCGAGTTCTGTTCCATTGACATCACATGACTGTGAAACTTCTGTATTCCCCACATTTGAGTTCAACACCACTTTTTTATccatattcaaattaaaaaaccCAAATATGTATAGTACTAATTAATTAGTAAATTGATTAAAATTCTTCTAATTTTGCTCCCTACTATATCTCTTGCAATAAAGGTTAAGATTTCGCCGATTGGCATGAATATGTACCGCAATAAAACACCTATCACTATACGTGGCTCATGCAATATATTGTTTGAGAAAATTCCACGAAGCTTCATAGCACTGCACTGCTACGGACATTGGAAACACACCGTCTATGTTTATTACAACTATTTTTCCTAATAATAacaaaacattattattattactatggTCAATTGGTTAAGAAAAACAAACACTATATTAATTATTCATTTGATAATGCTAACTTTCGCACACAATATTTAATCTTCACGATATATATCCTAATAGAGAAAGAGAAACTAACAGCAATAAAGAAACTAAACCTATTACATATATACGAACCTTATTATATAGTTTTCATTTCAtccgttcttcttcttcttcttattctctcTCAAATGCACATTCTAAGTTATTACTCATCACAACAaggcaataataataataatacaatgCAACCCTCATCCTCTATGGAAAACAATGATTTGGAGAACAACAATAGCAATAAGGAAGTTTCAAACAACATCAATGGTAGTGGTAGTGGTATTTTTGCAAAGACACCATCAATGGTGGTGAGAAAGAAGTCATCATCAGAAGATTCAATTATTGTCACAAACAATAGCAATGGTCGAATGGAAATGCTTAGGAATTTCGTGACAAATTTGAGAGAGGTCATTCTTGGAACTAAGCTTGCTGTGCTTTTTCCGGCAGTGCCTTTGGCTGTTGCTGCAGATTTGTATAGCTTTGGAAGGGTAAGCTCTAACCATCATTTTTACTACATGGTTCTTAtgattttcatttatttatttattttcttttttatgtcAACCCGTTTTATGGTATTGTAATAAATCCAAAATGTTATGTATATCTAACACTTTTTtcccctttttattttgttactccAAGTGTCACTATAAGTTTCCTTCTATTTcgttttattcataaatttagttatgtataagaattaaaaaataaagttaagatttaataatgataaaaaaaaacatttattAGAATGTCTTTGTTTATTTGTTAGTATCTGATTAACTAATTTTACTTTATATTATTCCATTAATACTATATGCCTTTTTTGTAATTACAATCAATTTATAAGTCTcctgttttaattttataaggTTAAAATTTTGACttaagttttttttcttttttttttcaaaaaaactaCTAACTTCTTTCTGtgtctttattaaaaaaatttatataaaaagcCATTTTACCCTAATGAAATAGGCAGTTTAGAATAAGTAAAACTAAAAAGTACCTATAGTTAATCAcatttatttttacttttttctttttttatatatatataatgtttaaGTCTGGCATATATCTTACCTGGCCCAAATATGTAAACTAGTATGAATTTGTGAGATGATTATCAAGCACTAGTTGTatcatattattaaatttatcctattttataaAGTGTCTAATTTGATGAAATGACAATATAACATTTCATAACTATTTaaccatatttttttttttacgtttcTTTCAAATGATCATCCTATAATTATTATGTGCATGTATATATTCCAAcggtatattaaaattaaattttttttataaatattttttataatatttaattttatgcattatcaatagaaaaatattttatttaaggtagaaatttatatgtaaatatttttatgtgaaattatagattaataattattaaatgatttgatatatttaattaaattattatttaattatttttatttgttaactTGACAAGAAAATATATGTATCCAagtatttattttgaaaacGGTTGTCCTGTCCTATGCAGCCGTGGATTTTTGCATTAAGCTTAATCGGACTTGCCCCGCTAGCAGAACGTGTCAGCTTCCTCACTGAGTATGTTTGCCATGACAACTCCTATCTAAgctatatatttatttatagcGATAATAATTTAGTATATGATTTATGATTCTTGTTATCGTGTTTCTAactccttttatttttcattattctcATCCAACATGAAGGCAAATTGCCTACTACACTGGTCCAACAGGTACAAACACTTTAACATATAGTATATATGTTGCACAAAGATATTGCATATTTTGAGATAGTTAATGGAAATTTCTGTATAATTAGTTGGAGGGCTTCTGAATGCTACATGTGGAAATGCAACGGAGATGATAATTGCATTATTAGCACTGCGCAAGAACAAAGTGGATGTTGTCAAGTTCTCCCTTTTGGGTTCCATTCTCTCCAACCTTCTTTTGGTTCTTGGTAGTTCACTCCTTTGTGGTGGCTTGGCCAACCTTAAGAGGGAGCAAAGATATGACAGggtacaataataataatatttaaattctataattaaacttaattacTTGTTCTATTtacataaattattattattattattattattacagaAACAAGCAGATGTGAACTCACTGCTATTGTTGCTGGGGTTGCTGTGCCATTTGCTGCCATTACTGTTCAAATACGCATTAGCAGGGGGAAGTTATTCAATTGCCACTTCTACCCTTCAGTTGTCAAGAGCAAGCAGTGTTGTCATGCTAATTGCATATCTTGCATATATTGTTTTCCAGTTAAAAACTCATCGAGTAATATTTGATGCACAAGAGGTAGTACAATAATTCAAATTCAAGTTAGTTAGCAAAAGGCCAAAATCAGAAACAACCTTAGCTTGGACTATATATACCACTTTATTAATTATTTGGTGCGGGAATTTCACGTCTAcaggaagaagatgatgaagaaaaGGCCGTTTTAGGATTTTGGAGTTCATTTTCATGGTTGGTTATTATGACATTGGTCATATCTGTGCTATCCGAATATGTTGTGGGAACCATtgaggtatatatatatatatgattatttttgtagctatgaattttttttcttcagtaCCATGCATGATCAATTAATTAATCCCCTTTTGTTTTAAATAGGCTGCTTCAGATTCTTGGGGCATTTCGGTTAGCTTCATTAGCCTAATCTTGCTTCCAATTGTTGGGAACGCTGCTGAACATGCTGGTGCAATCATATTTGCTTTTAAGAACAAGTTGGTATGGTTTAATTTTTGTCAGTTATATAAGTACTATATAGTTTAATAGAAATTTCACTCCGTATCATGCTTGACTTAGATATATTAACTGTAAAGtgatattttgaaataaattagtgggggctcatggttcaattAATTATCATGTATGCAGGACATATCTTTGGGCGTTGCCATGGGATCGGCAACTCAAATTTCCATGTTTGTGGTAAGAATGAATTAATAGTAAGAgtttgttgttattgttattcttTTAATAGAAATATTAACGCGACTTATTTTCTTTAACTATTGGAGTATGAAATCCCCTTATGTAACTTGGTGTACAACAAATAGTGTGAATATAAGTGTAAAACAGGGAAAAAGCGTGATGGATCATTATTGAAAATGTTGAAAAAATTGATCATCCATCGAATAATCGATTTTCATCAGGTTCCATTAAGTGTGATTGTTGCATGGATAATGGGCATTCGAATGGATCTGGACTTCAATCTTCTTGACACAGGGTGTCTTGCTTTGGCAATTCTTGTTACGGCATTTACTTTACAGGTAAAGCTATAAATGCTCTACGCCttctatatattaaaattaggaAATTGCTAcggtaatttttgaaattttgagggtAAATTATcccaattatatattattgtatgATAAGTCTATTATGTATCTTTTTAACATATGAAATAATGAAttctttaattaatataatttttagttaaagtTTGTACAAAAATAAGCTTGTGGAACATGCATGAAATACACTTTTAAGAttccggtttttttttttgaaactaTGCGATAAGTTAACTATTAGAGATTAGAGTATGATATTCCAAGTTCAAATAAAATGCGTaaagaaatttatttttacaTGTTAAATATGTGTATAATTAGACCTACCATATAATAATACAACACAAGATAATTTCCTCCAATTTCCTGAGGGTACAAGAACCATTGCCGTAAATTTATATGGCCAATTTCTGTTTTCTTTTACCTTACAGAAGATTTTTGTTGTATCTCTTGCAGGATGGAACTTCACATTACTTGAAGGGAGTTGTTCTTACCCTATGTTACATTGTAATTGCTGCGTGCTTTTTTGTTCTCAAAACTCCATTTACCGGTAAGTTATAATCCTAGCGTATTGCATCTCATATTGCAACTTAAATTTCAGTTTGTGCATCTCAATTTAGTTTCTGATTTCTATGTTGAAGGACAATAAATTAGATATGCTGCTGAATATAGAAAATTTGATGTTGGGGAAAATTCCCTAGGAGATCTCCGTTTATTGAATAGAATATCTAATTATTTACTTATCCAATTAGCATGTAAACTATGAAGTGGTTCTTGAATTGACATGGTTTCTCTTATGATGCAGACGACCCTGACATCGAAACTAAAACATCCTATCATGCTGTGGCCTAAATAAAATGGTTTTGTTCCCGGAAGCTAAGCTATGTCACCCTCTTTTGCTTGTAACTGAAGCTCCTCACCTGGATTGGAGAATGACACCTTTTCTATGCTTGGTGGAACATAACATATGTGCCTTAGTAGCCGAGGGTTTGAGACTAAACATATTTCAATGCTTTGTATAACTTTTTCTTTGCAATAAGGTTAAATTTACTCttagaaaaagaaataataagGTTAAGATTTTGGGTCTTCGCATATCCAAACCCCCCCTCCAccctcccttttttttttctttttttgtttacccTTTTATTCCCCTATTTTAATtccctaactactttttccttatttttaatGGATATTACTTTTTCATGTATTTAATTTATGTGCTCCGCTTTCATGTACTTATATATACACTTTACCAAGGAATAAGAATTCCTTTTGAATAGTGAAATTCAAGTAGTAGTTCAGTGAATAAGGAATGTTGTGTTAATCACTATAAAAATGGTTAAATATTATGTTGGTAAATCTGCAACACTTCTAAGATTATTGGTGTGTACAAATAAATCCTGATGGGTTTATATATTCTAATATGAGCATATTAAGAATGGTGATCGAGGGAGACAGGGTGGAAGCAGTTTCAGGGAAGTTTGTGGAAGCTGCAAGAAATTAAGGTAAAATCATTCACTGATATATGTCTGTTGAATGATTGATTACGGAGTGAATCAGCCTGTCTGAActatatttgtatataattaGTAACTACCAATCTACTGAAAACTTATTCTAATTGACTGGACACTTGGTAACAAattgaaaaacagaagaacaaacAACTGATCATAGCTAATCATATCAGAAAATCTCTTCATGTAAGTGAACTGTTGGGTATGACAGAATGAACATCCTAACTTTCCTGTTGGTTTATACTTTATACTTGTATACAACATTTTAAACTCACTCGATGAGGAAGCTTGTTGACTGAATTTTCTAGAAGCTATTGAACTAAAGACTAACTGTAAATGACTCAAGTAAATGTAAATAAAAACTACATCTATAAAACTCACTTTATTTAAGGTTATAGTAAATGTACATACCTAAGCCTATACCCTAACCCTcaattttgttttttcatagTTCTAAAACCTATCTAAAACGCTCATCTCCTTTGAAAATTCAAAACTTTGACTGATATGGCAAAAGAGCCGAAGAAGATTAAAATGAATCCAATAAGAACTATCACTGAAAGTCCCACAGATGAAATACCGTTGATTTTATCATCATATCCAAGACTCGCTGATAAGTATCCTTTCACAGTGCCGTTGAATCCGGGTCCCGAAATTGTGGTTCCGACGTCGCCAAGCTGAGATGTGACTATGCCACGTAATGTCCACGAAACCGGGCAGATATAATAGAACCAAATCCACCATCCTGGAATCCTCTGAAACAATAACAAGGGGTCAATAACATCAGAATCCATAAAAGAGAAATGAAAAGTTTCATGGTTTGAACCAGCAGTAAAATTATTTTGCAAGCAAAGGATTACTTACCGATTTTGGCACAAGAAAACCAGAAAGAAGATTCCACAGAGAATAAAATGCTGAGGAAAGAACAGCTGCCAAGTGTTGAGAAGGAGTAAATCCAACGGCCATCATGCCGTAAAAGGTGAAGTAGGTGAAGGTTAAGAACATGAACAAGAGATAGAGAAAAAATTTCGCTGCAATGAAGAAAATAtattcattgatcagatgcatATTTTTTTCTCAATGAAGAAAGTATATTCATTTTTGCTTTGCTTCTTTTCAGTTACTACAAAATTTCaacacacttttttttttcctgtGGAGAGGAGAAGTAGGCCAGATTCATTGTATAGAATTATAGATTGTAAAGGGAGAAATATCTACATACGGTAAGTTGAAATATTACCAGCTGTCCTTTCAAATTCGACCATCAAATATGTGATTATACCAAATAGAATAGTCTGAACAGCAATGTATGGTATCTCTATCAGCCCCTGTCAATGAGattaagtaaaatttaaaaaacgtTAACATTGGAAATAGTTTCCGGTATTGCAATATATATACCTGAGCGGCAGCGTATGCGATTGGAGAGTACATCCCAGCTGCTTTCTCCCTGTAAAACACTGTTCTTTCTATAGAAACAATGGGCTGCACAGAAGAAGCATTATTTACCCCGAGAAACAAGCATGCAGAATACAGAGCTCCCATAACCACCATAAGATCCTGAGGAGTTGACCTACAGAATGATTATGATAAGTGTTTGATTATTTGGGTTAGAGGGAATGACCcctagaaattaaattttatcaaCTCTCATAAGGAGTCATCCTTTGACTAATGGAGAATAATTCTAACTTTTTGTCCCTTTGATTTAGTGTTCGAATTATTGAAAGCATTCTCTTTACAACAAATGAGAACATAGAGGGCAGTTACCTTTTTAAGCCAACTTTCCAAAATACAGTTCCAAATATCAGAGCACTGATTGCAGTGAAGAATAGCCTCATGGCATTATATGGTGGGCTTCTCCAGTACACAAGGTTTTGTTTCCATATGCAATAATAAAATTGGGAGAACAAGTTTTGTGAATATGTGGTGTCAAACTTCAGTGGTTTTGAGCCAGCAGGAGGGTCTCCATTTTGAAGAATCGAAGCTTCCACCTCCCtggtaaaaatttaaaagaaataaatattgACAACAACAAAATTGACTAAACAGATTAATCATTCAGTTCCAAAATCAATTTTCCTCTCCTAAAGGATAGTATTTTTCTCCCTAAATATCACCCATCACCAGTCTGTTCTCAAATTGTAATGAAAAGATTATGCAATATCAAAGAAACTATAATTAGAAAAAAACAAGCACCTAAATTGGTCAGAACTTGTATATATGTCTGCAAAATCTGCACCAATTCTTTCTTCGACAGCCGAAGTAGTAACCTCAAGCACCCAAGTAGCTGGATTGTAGCCATCTGGAATGGGGGGAATTCCACTGATTCCCTGCAAAAATCACGGAGGAAAATAATCACAAACCAAAGATATAAACAACACAGCAGAGAAACTTGCATCCTGACTCGTTTCAGAAAAGAGGCTAAAGTGTCATTTCACCTGAAAGTAGTCTATCATTATCTGTGAGCGCACACCAAGCTTTCCCCCATATATTACTCTTCCCCCACGTTTCATAAGAAGTAACTGGGAATCAAGAAAACCAAGTATTAGGCTCATAATAGAAGCT
The Arachis stenosperma cultivar V10309 chromosome 7, arast.V10309.gnm1.PFL2, whole genome shotgun sequence genome window above contains:
- the LOC130940346 gene encoding vacuolar cation/proton exchanger 3-like codes for the protein MHILSYYSSQQGNNNNNTMQPSSSMENNDLENNNSNKEVSNNINGSGSGIFAKTPSMVVRKKSSSEDSIIVTNNSNGRMEMLRNFVTNLREVILGTKLAVLFPAVPLAVAADLYSFGRPWIFALSLIGLAPLAERVSFLTEQIAYYTGPTVGGLLNATCGNATEMIIALLALRKNKVDVVKFSLLGSILSNLLLVLGSSLLCGGLANLKREQRYDRKQADVNSLLLLLGLLCHLLPLLFKYALAGGSYSIATSTLQLSRASSVVMLIAYLAYIVFQLKTHRVIFDAQEEEDDEEKAVLGFWSSFSWLVIMTLVISVLSEYVVGTIEAASDSWGISVSFISLILLPIVGNAAEHAGAIIFAFKNKLDISLGVAMGSATQISMFVVPLSVIVAWIMGIRMDLDFNLLDTGCLALAILVTAFTLQDGTSHYLKGVVLTLCYIVIAACFFVLKTPFTDDPDIETKTSYHAVA